The Rattus norvegicus strain BN/NHsdMcwi chromosome 2, GRCr8, whole genome shotgun sequence nucleotide sequence gcTGGCAGGTCAACTCATACAGTAAAGGTacatgctgccaagcctgagttaGGACCCCAGAACTTctggggtggaaggagagaactgactctaacAAGCTATGCTCTTGATTTGCACAAGACATTCATACATGAAGAAAAATAGATCTTTGAAatactttattttgaaaataacaaTGTAAGGAGGGGGATCACTAGGAGTGTAGCTCCGTGGGAGAGTGCTTACCTCACAAGCTCAAGGACTTGGTTCATTTGCCAAAACACAGAGGAGAGGATCTCACCAATATCTGCTATAGGGTCCTGTGGTTAGGATTTGGTCAGAATAGGGTTTAAATTTAAAGTCCGTATCCAATAGATCGGTGGTGTCCAAACTTCCTGGTGCTGCAACACTTTAATATGGTGCCCCatgatgtggtgacccccaccataAAGTTGTTCTTGTTGCCACGTCATacatgtaattttgctactgttacgagcataatgtaaatatatgctgTGCAGGATATCTGTTTTGCAACCACCAGTCGTTTgatccccaaaggggttgcaaccctcggctgagaaccactgcagtAGGTGAATGTTCTAGGTAAGCTGCTCAGAGGCAGCATCTTCAGCCACACATGTTGGCACAGCTGCCTACCTCTCTGGCACAGTGAGGGATTACTTGAGGATAATGAGTATTTAGTTTGTGTTTAAATGTCAATTTATTTCCCGATGCATTGTCCTTCTTTAGAAGATATTTGAAGATATAGGTGCTGTAGATTGGTTGGTGCAAACTTAAATCATTTCCACAAGTACCAGCTAACAAAGTTTTAAGTGACTTTAGAAAGGGAGTTTAGGCCAGCCCTGGCGGTACAAACCTGCTATCGTGTCACTTGCGGATGAAGGAGGATTTTGAGTTAGAAGCCAATCTGGGTTAtgtaatgagactctgtctcaaaaacactaaAACAGGCCTGGAGaatgacttagcagttaagagcacttgttcttgcagaggaccctggttcagttcccagtgcccacatggcgGCTCTCAACTGCccataaccccagttccagaggattgaACCCCTTCTAATGATCTTTGTGGGGACCAGGTACATACATGGTGCCGATACATGCATGCAGTcaacacacttatacatacagactaaaataaatgagtataaaaagtaaaatgtaaatcctaaaatcagaaacaaagaaagtttTGAAAAGATAAGTAATCCTGGGGGTCGGCAatatggcttagtgggtaaaggtgcttgccaccaagcctgatgatctcaGCTCCATCACCAGAACCCATGTGGTAGACACCTGACTCCCACATGTGTTGCACAGTCTTGTgtatatgcaaacacacatgcgctgataaaaaacacatgaaaaaaatcaatgtaattTATTCACATGATTCTGAGTGAATAGCTAGACTGTGGGAACTCCTAGCAttgaatttatatttcaaatacaaATGGATCATGGGTTTCACTAGAGtttatgtgtaatttttttttattttatcttatttttcagtCTTGTTCCATCTAGTTCCGGTATGTAAAACTGTGCTCAGCACACAGTAGGCCCTCACTCTGGGTTTGGCAGTGAGGTCATGACTAATTGTCTTGTCTGTCTTGGCAGGTCGCTATGCCCTGGTGGTCTGTGGTGATATCGCAGTCTACCCAAGTGGTAACGCCCGCCCCACAGGTGGTGCCGGGGCTGTGGCAATGCTGATTGGGCCCAAGGCCCCGCTAGTCCTGGAACAAGGTTTGTAATAAACATTCCCAAGAGGCTGTGTGCTCTGCAGTCATGTCATAGATTCTGCTCCCAAACTGTCATGCGCACTACTCGGGGCTGGGGGATGGTGGTGCTTGCCTCTGAAAGTCTGGCTAGGGAGTAGCTGCCCAGGGGGAAGAGAGAAGCCAGGACTGGTGGTTTGATCATGCACTGGGATAATGGTGCATGGAATAGGTGTGGCAAATGCAGGTTAGAAACCCTAGGGAGTCCGGGCTGAGCTAACTGTGAAAGAAGAAACCCGGACATAAAGTGAAGCTTGGAGAATTCTAGTCTAGATTGTGAGAAGCCCACAAAGGTGTGGAGAGAGAAATATACATCTCACTTCTGTAAAACCAATACTCTGGGGCCAGTGGTGatggtacttgggaggcagaggcaggtggatctctgtgagtttgaggccagactggtctacagggtaagttccaggacagccagggctacacagagagaccctgtctctgtgtaacaaaaatgaaaaacaaaacaatagtagaaaaatattaacaccactaataaaattaaataaataactaatatTCCTCGACTCCTTTTGACTAGGGGAGGGTACTGAAAAGGCTCAGACTTGGGCGTAGGTGACAGAGCAGAACCAGGAATCTCCCCTCCATTCTGCCCGAGGCAGCCTAAGTGACACAGTGTCTGGAgccttctgtgtgtctttccaGGGCTGAGGGGAACCCACATGGAGAACGCCTATGACTTCTACAAACCAAACTTGGCCTCAGAGTATCCACTGGTGGATGGGAAGCTGTCTATCCAGTGCTACCTGCGGGCCTTGGACCGATGCTATGCAGCTTACCGCAGGAAAATCCAGAATCAGTGGAAGCAAGGTCTGCTGGGGCCGGGAGGGCAGGAAGTGGGGCTCTGTTCACATGGGCAGgagtcttcctttccctctccctgtaGGGAACACTTAGTAATGCCTAAGCAATGAATGAGAGAATGTATAATGGGATGAATGAGGGagccctgggtgtgtgtgtgctggaggcaggaactatcTCTCTGGGAAGCCAGCCCCTTGGCAGCCTTGAGTCTGGGAGGGTGGACCTCAGGTGTCACATTGTCTCTTCTTTTCTAGCTGGAAACAACCAGCCTTTCACCCTCGATGACGTGCAATATATGATCTTCCACACACCCTTTTGCAAGATGGTCCAGAAATCCCTAGCTCGGCTGATGTTCAATGACTTCCTGTCATCTAGCAGTGACAAGCAGAACAACTTATACAAGGGTCTAGAGGCCTTCAAGTGGGTCTTCTTTAAGAGGAAGGGGGCTTAGGTTGGTGGAGGGTGGGCCAGGGGAGGGCTGCCTCACACCTTGGATGTAGACTTCCCTGCTAGAAGCAGATGGCTAATCCCCGACACAGCAGAAAGGATGCTAAGCCATTCTTTCAACAGAGGGATGGGATGAGATGGGACGGCCAGACCTGCATGGGGCTCTCTGGGTACTAGGTGAGGAAAGGAAGGtaaaaaggaagaacaaacagTATGCAGGGTGTGCGATACGATTTTGCTGGGGTCCTGCTCCAGCGGGTTCAAGGGTCCTGGGGACATAAACGTGGCGGTGGcgtaaatgaagaaaatgatttcCAGTTTGCTGTTAAGCAGATGGTCTGAACAGCTTAAACCTCTCTGTATTTCATTTCAAGGTCATAAAGCAAACAAGTTCAGTTTTATTTCCTCACACGTGTTCCATGAAGGTGGACAGTAATTCCCTGAATGTTTTCCATAAGGTTCTTTCTCATACACTTCATTTTCCCTAGGCAGATATTTAATCTTATGACTCATAATTAAACACATCTCTGTGACCACTGGGGTTTGCATGCTGGACCTCACACACCTAGCTGGTAGCCATCACACcagattttacattttttatctGAATCTATTCTGTCCATGTTTCTGTCCTGTACAGCCATAGCTAAGATGAGGAGATTTAATCTGTTGGCATGAGAGCTGGCTGACTCTTGGCCGACCTCTTTTATTCTCTCAAGGGCTGGTACCTAGACGGTTGAGTTCCTTGGATTCTGAACTTACGTCTTCATAAGTTCAAGTTTAGGTGAATTCCTTAACATCCCTAATCTAGTCTTGCAAGAGCTGCTTTCTGAGTCAGAGTGAGCTATGTGCTTTTCTGAGACTAATTAGGTGCCTCCAGAAACTGTATAATATCTATTTTGTTCTTCTTAAAacttgttttctgggtttttaatTGCTTCAGATATCATCTCAATTTCATCATGTATTCTCAGTAAATCCACCTGGGGATCATAAAGAGATTTTTATTATGCCATTGCCATATACATTACAGACAAAGTGAAAGAGAAGGCTGCCAAGAGCACACTTAGGATTGTCCTAGAGGAAAGAGATCTTCCCATGGCCAGTCCCAGGAAAACAGCCATGGCTGCAGATTCTGTCATGCAGGTCCTTGCTAGGTGTAAAGGGGGTTCTCCTTTGGGGCTTCCCACAAGGAAAGCCGTTCACAAAGCACACAAATGACGTTCCCTGCAGCAGAACCATGGTTCCACCGTGATTTGATTTTCAGTTTTCCAATGGACTGCGAAATGTAGCTAGATGCCACAACAGGAGTGTGTGTAAACACTTTCTCAGAATGACAGGACTGTCACTTTGAGCTCTTCAAGTGTTTGAgtattgtaatttttaaaaccaCACTGCAGAATGTTCTCTCCAGAAGCACTCTCCTGCCTCATCCCCAGCCTTCTCTTGTCAACTCTCATGTGAACACCTTGCTCTGCCTCACAGGGGTCTAAAGCTGGAAGAAACCTACACCAACAAGGATGTTGACAAGGCTCTGCTGAAGGCCTCCCTGGACATGTTCAACAAGAAAACCAAGGCCTCCCTTTACCTCTCCACAAACAATGGGAACATGTACACCTCGTCCCTCTACGGGTGCCTGGCCTCACTTCTCTCCCAGTGAGTACTGCCCTTGGCCTACCTGCTGTTCCCCATCATGAGCTGACAGGGCCAACCATGTTTGGCTCCTGTTATCATCTAAACCTTCGGTTTGTTGAGAGGTAGACTTTTACagtaaaggaagaaaggattcaTATGAATATTACAACTTGTTTCAGAGGTGGTTGGGGACAGGTTTGCTAGCTGGGTCAAGCTTCTCCAGTGTGAGTATATATGTTGGGAAAAGTGCAAGATCCACCcagacagagagaaaacagaacttGTGGGCATATTTTTATCTTGTCTATTTAACATCTctatatttaatacagtgtgagGGATTTTATGGGCTGGCTTTTGATCCTATAATGGGGTTCAACCTATTCACCACGTATCTTGAAAAATAACGTCCCAAACCTGTATGATCCTTACTTTccttgtctttaaaatatttatataacaatgTGTAACCCATCTTTTACTAATTtgtggtttcttctttcttctacctaTCTTTTTTTCACGCTTTCAGTCCTttaacactagacaggagaggAAAACGGATAGAAAGGAAAGTGGGTGATGTCATTAGTAGACTACTCCCTGCTGATTAGGAACACAGAGTTTTCAGGGCAAGTTTGATCTctgctgtcaggatatctaacatcttgtttcttctttgtgcatgtCTACTTAACAAACTAGGACCAACAGCAACTCACCAACAACCAACAGCTCACTCTGCCTTTTGTGGCCTTTGCATTcaataccctctgaaaagtccccagaattgcAAATGTTACACAGTCACAGAAAATGTTTGCCACTGGCAAAATCACGCACTTGCTAGAGCAAATTACAGTCAGCTGCTgcggacagtctgaagcagccccatgtcccacacctgggattaaaatgaaaacatattcttatattcctgtgatagtttaagaaataaaaatgccaaAAATGTCACTACAACAATATCTGCTTttctacagttttttttaaacttggtaATTTCATGTAGTATAAAGTATGTCTACCCTCTATCACCCATTGCAGCGCCTCCTGGACCACCATTTAGctacctcttcttcttttttaaatagccCATGAGTTCAATTAGTACTTCCTATGGCACAAGAGTATAGGGACATCCACTGGAGCAGAGCATCCTACCAGGGGCCATACCCCTGAAGAAGTAGTCAGTTGACTCCCTTCCCTCTTTAGCCATCAACTACAAACAGCTTCCACTTAAGGGTGAGTCATCAGAAGCTTTTTCTCTACCCATGCAGGAAGGTTGATTGGCTTGACCTTATGCGGGGAACCATGCTGCTGGGAGTTCATGAGTGCAAAGACCCTGCCCTGTCCAGGAGACACTGTTTTCTGTCCACCTGGTTTCTGTCTCACAATCACTCTTCCCTCTcgtctgtgatgttccctgaaccttgggTGGGGGTGTGTGACATAGATGTAGTCTCATCTGTGCAATAGTGACACAAATGATATTGGAGTGACCACATCTTTCTAATTGGATTAAGGCCAGATCTGTAGAAGGGAACTAATGCCTGGCATTGTAAACCCGCCCAAGGACACATGGGTAGGTCATGGGCCCTAGAGGAGAAACTACTGTCACCTTGCTAAACAAACACAGCATCAAACTGCCCTCCAAACATATAAACATCTTTATACTCATAGGTTAGTACAGCTCACCCCTGATCAGAGAAGCTTTCCCCCCAAGTGGATAGTGATCAAAGCAGTGATTAACCACTGGTCAGAATACAGAGAATAATTGGCTATGGAATGTTTTCATGAAAATTGCCTTACAAATTATAGTGCTCAGAACATGCTCAGCTGCTCTCTATTAATGGTTACTGATTTTCCCATGTTGTGGTGTTTATAAGGAAATACTAATATTATATAGAAAAGACACTTATAGGTGGACTTGATCAAATTACTGGTGGGGGATGCTCGGAAACTTGTGTCATAGGTACAGATGTCAGGCaaatgcctgcaatcccagaactgTGGTGGCTGAGGTAGAGGGACAgcagaattcaaggccatcccGAGCTACCTGGGtacatcacatacacatgcacatgcgcacactcattcacacacatgcgcacacacaaaaGCTGAACCACTGTGGCTAACTTGGGAGCCCTGAGGGTGAGTCCGCTGGCTTCGCCTCCTGACTACACCTGAAAGCATCTTCCCTCACAGTTCTGCCTTCATGTTTTGGGCTGCGTTTGGTCTCCTTTTGGCAAAACTTCTTACTTCTGGTCCCTTGTCTGGATTCCACCTATCTTTGAATTCTATCAAAGTGAAGAGTGCATGAGGCACATTTCTAGTTACataaggtgggaaggggtgagatTAGACTAACACATAGGAGATTTATCGGAAATACAGAATGTGATGCTGATGTGGCTTTTTCCCTCACCGGCAGCCACTCTGCCCAAGAATTGGCCGGCTCCAGGATTGGAGCATTCTCCTACGgctcaggcttagcagcaagtttCTTCTCATTTCGAGTGTCCAAGGACGCTTCCCCAGGTGAGTGTCATCTCATATCAGCTACTCCTGAACAAGGGGCATTAAGCTAAAGAAGCCACCTTGGGCTTCATCTCGGCTGAGGTAGCTGTCTTGACAGAGCTAGGTAGTGATTAAGAGCAAAGAAAACTCCTGCATTATGGGGCCTGTACTGTGGAACCAGGAGAAGCTGGTCCCAAGCAGGCGTGGGATCAAATCCAACCCCAGAAATCTTGTTTCAAGAGCATAAGGGACTACTCCTTCCCTCTCCTGGGCCTGCATGCTCCTGCATGTCCCAAAGCATATAGTCCCCAGTGCCCCACCAGAGGAGATCAGCTGGGTTAAACTTCCCTTTTCCTTATAAGGTTATGTCcagcaagcacctggaattcctcttcaGGCAAATAAGGCATCCCTAGTGCCTTAGCCCTGGCCACTGTTATACCCCTTTTTGTCCCCTCCCCAAACCTCTATACACTCCTCAAAGGTTTAAATTGCCTGTCTCTTAAAACACCTGTGGCCTGAAGTTACCCactgccttcctgcctcccacttcctcctctcaGGATCTACTGGTCATAGGGAAGGGTGAGGAAAAGTGGGAACCCAAGTGGCACTGCCTAAGGTCATGCATGTGAGTACATCCCCAGCTGTAGCAGAGGTAGATGCAAGGAAATCAGTTAGACAAGGCAAGAGGTAATAGTTTGGTTCAGCTACCTAGAGAGAAGTGGGTGCATCTGAGATATCCAGTATCTGTTGACTGTGTAATGACTACTGTGACCAAGACTACGTATCGAAGTACTGTGTGGGGTCAGCCTCCAGACCCTGACTGCCTATTAGCACCAGTGATAATGACCGCAGGAAGGCTTAACACTCTTGCTTTTGCTTCCCAGGTTCCCCTCTGGAGAAGCTGGTGTCTAGTGTGTCAGATCTGCCCAAACGTCTAGACTCCCGGAGACGCATGTCCCCTGAGGAATTCACAGAAATAATGAATCAGAGAGAGCAATTTTACCACAAGGGTAAGAAGGggacaagaagaaagaagaaagcaatttACCTTGGATTCCATGCCTGTACCTTGGAGCCAGGGATTCATCAGATATTGAGACTATAATGGGCCAAGGTCACAATTTTTACGAGATGATTGAGAGAAGTGCTTATGAGACAAGAGCttgaccaactgagccatctccacagtccCTCATATAGTACAAGTTCTAACAGCTAGGCAGGCCTAAGTACCAGACCCAAGATGGTCCTTCTTCTATACAGTGTATTACAGGTGATTTACAGCCCCAggctgttgtggtaaatattaaatcTGGTGGCCCTTTTAACCTGTGCTAGCACCGGCACGGCACCTGTAGGGCCATGTGGCATTGCCAGGTATCTTTATCTTAGCgactccatgctgcccccaagtactctctgacccaggtggtCCGAGGGCCGTTCCCACATAGCACTTTGCCACATTGGTTTCTAGAGTCAGTTCCGGCACTGGTGAGCCATATGGaataaccataatttatctctgattagtatctctcatggtggctctctgctagctgtgaactctctggttccagctacccggtaaaatcagggctctagaagtccagcatggagTGGCCTATCGCAGCTCCCTGACACAGACTCTGCCAACACTCCCAACACCCACCCCCTGgcgttaaagtataaactcccaactgcCCGgtgaaatcaaaactcaataaactaactcaacaatcagatttatatgttaaattttcaatccacaatacatccacacaataaactcacaaccaattgataaagatataaaccgcccacctagataagataaattgacctatagaaatccatcccttaagaaatattcataacaacctgtatctatgtagagatacATGGCCTCTCCCTCATTTATGtctgcctttctccctctccttctaaaacccctgttcccgcctcccttccttctcgtccagtgaCAGACCTCATTTTATCCTGTGTCTGTCTTTACCTGCATAACGACATCAACCTACACCAGGCAGGGCAGCAGGAGTCCTCCTCTTGAGTCTGTAGGCATTCTTATTACCGAGTTCTTCAGTGCACACCCATGCCACCCTTAGTAAcccctgcttctcttcctttgtcCCACAGTGAACTTCTCTCCCCCTGGTGACACAAGCAACCTCTTCCCAGGCACTTGGTACCTTGAACGAGTGGATGAGATGCACCGCAGAAAATATGCCCGGCGTCCCGTCTAAGGAGGCCAGTGAGTTTACAGGGTCGGGTTAGGGTACAAAGGCCTGGGGTCTTCCTCTGGGGGCGGGGCAGATGTGGTTCTGAGTCTGTAGTCATGTCAGATGAGACCATAGCTTAGAACATGCTCATGGGGGAGTTACAAACTATGAGCTCCAGAACAGGAATGGGAGGGCTTTTCTGTCTTAGAGATCTGGACTGTAAGAGTTAGACTTCTTCGTGTATTGAGTCTCCTGGAAGCTTGAGGGACGCTAAAGCT carries:
- the Hmgcs2 gene encoding hydroxymethylglutaryl-CoA synthase, mitochondrial precursor, which translates into the protein MQRLLAPARRVLQVKRVMQESSLSPAHLLPAAQQRFSTIPPAPLAKTDTWPKDVGILALEVYFPAQYVDQTDLEKFNNVEAGKYTVGLGQTRMGFCSVQEDINSLCLTVVQRLMERTKLPWDAVGRLEVGTETIIDKSKAVKTVLMELFQDSGNTDIEGIDTTNACYGGTASLFNAANWMESSYWDGRYALVVCGDIAVYPSGNARPTGGAGAVAMLIGPKAPLVLEQGLRGTHMENAYDFYKPNLASEYPLVDGKLSIQCYLRALDRCYAAYRRKIQNQWKQAGNNQPFTLDDVQYMIFHTPFCKMVQKSLARLMFNDFLSSSSDKQNNLYKGLEAFKGLKLEETYTNKDVDKALLKASLDMFNKKTKASLYLSTNNGNMYTSSLYGCLASLLSHHSAQELAGSRIGAFSYGSGLAASFFSFRVSKDASPGSPLEKLVSSVSDLPKRLDSRRRMSPEEFTEIMNQREQFYHKVNFSPPGDTSNLFPGTWYLERVDEMHRRKYARRPV